The DNA window ATCGGAGCGTTCCTGGTCGTTCTTGTCCTGGTCTTGTGGTCGCCCCATACGCGGACGGTCTGGCAAGCCTATATAGACGGCAGCGAGGCGCTGCTGGCCCGCCGGCCGCTCTACAATATCCAGTCCGAGATGGGATATCTCTATGCGCCGGCCTTTGCCGCGCTCTATGTTCCGATGGTCAAGCTCGGCCCGCATCTGGGCGGCCTGGTATGGCATACTATCGGTTTCGCGGCGCTGACCTTTGCCGCGATGCGGCAGGTGCGCAAACTCGGCGGCGGGGAATTGCCATGGCTGCTTTCCTTCGGGCTGTTCCTTGCCCTGCCGATGGCGTTGGGTGCGATCCGTAACGGCCAGGCGACTATCCTTTTGACCGGTGCCTGCTGGCTTCTCACTTTGTCGGCGCTCGAAGGACGGCGCGCCGAAACCTTTTTCTGGGCTTCGCTTGCCATCATAGCCAAGCCGACCGCGGTCATCATGCTGTTGCTGGTGGGAGCCCTGCGTTTCCGGCTGATACCGGTGCTCGTGCTGGCGGTGCTGTTCGTGCTCGCCTTACCCTACGCTTTCGCGCCCGCCGGCTATCTCAACGACCAATATCGTGATTTCGCCGGGATGCTGACCTCGATGGCGGTCGACAACACCAGCCATTTTGTCCCCACTGACTTCACGGCGCCGTTCACCAAAATGGGGCTGCCCATCCCGGAATCCGGCGCCACGATCGTGCGCATCGTCATGGCCCTGTTTACGCTTTCAGCCGTCATCTGGTTTGACCGCAAGCTCGAACGCGGAACGGCCGGCCTCGCCATCTTCCTGACGGCTACGTTCTACATGTGCGTCTTCAACCCGCGCGTCGAGCCCAACACCTATGCCATGATCGCCGTGCCAGCCGGTCTCGCTATTGCCCTGTTGTGGCGCGAGGAACGAGGCGGCATGTTGGCCTCGGTGCTGTCCGTGATGCTGCTCCTGACAGGCTTGACGGGCGTCGAGCGCCATATCCAGGATTTCACGTACCCCTGGTTCCGGCCGATCGCGGTCACCCTTATCGCCGGTTCGCTGATCTGGTGGTTTTGGGCGAGATCCGGCAACAAGAGGGCGCGAGACATGATGACGCGAGACAAGATGATGAATGAGAGGCCTGTCGCAAATGGCTGAGTCGCGGCCTGTTCTCGATATCGTGGCGCCGTTCTTGAACGAGGCGCAATCGGCATCGGCTTTTGCCGCATTGCTCGACAAGCTTGAAGCCGCGGTGGCGCAGCTTTTCGGCATGGACGTCCACAAGATCCTGGTCGATGACGGCAGTCGCGACGATGGCGCCGAGCGGTTTTCGCGGGCGCTGTCGGGTTCCTGGGAGATCGTGCGGCTCAGCCGCAATTTCGGCAAGGAGGTCGCGGTGCTCGCCGGCCTCGACCGGTCGCGCGGCGACATGGCGCTGGTCATGGATGCCGACCTCCAGCATTCGATGGACACCAGCCTGAAGATGATCGCGGAGCTGGTGGAAAACCCCGATATCGATGTCGTCTACGCGCAGAACGACCGCCGGGAGGCGAGCTGGCGGCGCTCCCAGCTGGCGCGGCTTTTCTACAGCCTGATCAACAGCAGCCAGCGTTTCGACATTCCCGAGAATGCGGGAGATTTTCGCGTCATGCGTGGTGCCGTGGTGCGCGCGCTGACGAGCCTGCGCGACAAGCGGCGCTTCAACAAGGGCCTGTTCGCCTGGGCCGGCTTCCGCCAGAAAGCCATACAATATTCGCCCGAGAGCCGTGCCACCGGGACGTCGAAATGGAGCCGGCTCAACCTGATCGCCTTCTCGCTGGAAGGGTTTACCTCCTTTTCCGTCATTCCGTTGCGCATCATCAGCCTGAGCGGGATGCTGGCGGCATTGGCGGGCCTCGTCTACGGAGCCAAGGTCTTCTTCGAGGTGATGTTCTACGGCATCGCCGTTCCCGGCTATCCCAGCCTCATGGTCGCCGTCGTCCTGCTCGGCGGCCTCAACCTCACCTTGCTTGGCCTGATCGGCGAATATGTCTGGGTCACGCTCTCGGAAAGCAAGGACCGGCCGGTCTATATCGTGCGCGATGTCATGCGCGGCGAGATGGCCCCTGACAGGCCGCCGGGCGCTTCCGGAACATGACGCGGCGCATCCGCCTGATCGCCGACGATTACGGCCTGGCACCCGGCGTCTGCACCGGGATTCTCGACCTGCTCGATCGCGGACGCCTGACCGGCACCAGCTGCATGACCGGCTTTCCGGAATGGCCTGACGCGGCGGCGCGTATCAAGCCGCTGTGCGGCCGCGCGGCGGTCGGTCTGCACCTGACCCTCACCGACCAGCCGGCCATCACCGGCCGGTCGAGCCTGGCGCCGGACGGCCGGCTGCCGCCGCTGCGTTCGCTGGCATTGCCGGTCCTGCGCGGCCGCGTCGACGCGCGGGACGTCCATGCCGAGCTCGACGCGCAGTACAACCGCTTCGTCGAGGCGTTGGGCCGCCAGCCTGACTTCATCGACGGGCACCAGCACGTGCATTTCCTGCCGGCCGTGCGCACATGGCTGCGGGCGCGGTTTTCCGAAGGCGGCAGGCCGGCGCTGCGTGGTGCCCCGGCAATTGGCGGGGCCGCGGTGGCGCCTAAAGTCGCGGCAATCGCTGCCTTGGCCGCCGGCTTCAACCGGTCGATGGCGCGCGCCGGCTTCATCGTTTTCGAGCCGCTCGCGGGCATCTACGACTGGCGGCAACCCGAAAGATTTGCTCCGGTTCTGCAAGCCTCGGTCGAAGCACTGCCGCAACGGGGCCTGTTCATGTGCCATCCCGGCCATGTCGACGAGACGCTGCGGGCACGCGACCCGATGCAAGGCGTGCGCGAGGTGGAATTCTCGGTCTTGGCCTCGGACGCGTTCGGCGCGAGCCTGGCCCGCGCCGGTGTCGAGATCATGGGCGGCAAGGGATGAGCGGCGCGGACCAGCCCCGCCGTTCGACCGGCAGCAAGATCGTGCGCTTTGCCATTGTCGGGCTGGCGAACACGGCCATCGACCTTGCCGGCTTTTTCCTCCTGCTCAAGCTGCATGTCTCGCCGCTGCCGGCCAATGTCGTCTCGTGGTCCATCGCCGTCGTCTTCTCTTTCGTGGCCAATGGCTTCTGGTCGTTCGAGCGCAACCACGCTATCCGGCTGCATGACGCTTTCCTGCGTTTCGTCTCGCTTGGGGCGCTGATTTCGCTCGGCGTTTCCAGCCTGTCGATCGCACTCTTCGCTGGCATCGCCGGCGTGTGGCCGGCCAAGATCGGCGGTGTCATCGTGGCGGCAGTGCTGAATTTCCTCGCCGCGCGCTGGTCGATCGAGGGCCGGCTGCTGAAATAGCGGTACGGTCTTCCCTGACGAAGCCGCGAGCGGAAAACAGCCATCCCGTTTCCCGGATATTGCCTACTCCGCCGGCTCCATATTGGTGTAGGCGGCTTCCTCGAGCTCACGCTTGAGGCGTGCCTCCTCATGGGTCTTTGGCGTCACGAAACGGCCAAGCAGGAGGTAGGCGACGGGCGTCAGGAACAGCGTCGAGATGGTGGCCAGTCCCAGCCCGCCGACGATCACCCAGCCGAGCGCCACGCGCGCCTCGGCGCCGGCGCCGGCGGCCAGCACCAGCGGCACGCCGCCAAGTATGGTGCAGATCATGGTCATCATAACCGGCCGCAGGCGGATGGTCGAAGCCTGCTCGATCGCTTCGCGCACGCCGAGCCCGCGGTCGCGCAGCTGGTTGGCGAATTCGACGATCAGGATGCCGTTCTTGGCCATGACGCCAACCAGCAGCACCAGGCCGATCTGGCTGTAGGCGTTGAGGCTGGTGCCGGACAAGAGCAGCGCGAAGATCGCACAGGCGAGGCCGAGCGGCACGGTCGCCATGATGATGACGGCGCTGACGAAGCTCTCGAACTGCGCGGCCAGCACCAGAAGGATGATGACCAGCGCGAAGCCGAAGATGGTGACCATGGCGCTGTTGGTCTCGCCCAGCGTCGCGGCCTCGGCCAGCGGCAGGATGCGGCTGCCCGGCGGCAAGAGCGGCGCGGCGATCTCCTCGGCGCGGCTCAGCGCGTCGCCAAGCGCGAAATTGCCCAAGAGGTTGGAGGTGATGGCCACCGATGGCTGCTGCTGCTCGCGCGACAGCGACGGCGGCACGGCGCGTTCGGTCAGCCTGGCGATGGTCGACATCGGCACGAAGCGGCCGTCGCCCGTCTTGAGGAAGACGTTTTCCAGATCGGTCGGATCGTTGATCGGATTGGTGGTGGAGACCAGCTTCACCCCATAGCTGCGGTCGGCGATGTAGACATCGACGACATCATTGCCGTCAAGCATGGCCTGCATGGTGTTGGCGAGCCCCGTGATGTCGATGCCGAGGTCGGAGGCGCGCTCGCGGTCGATGGCGACGGCCAGCTGCGGCTGCGTCGGGTCGATCGACAGGCGCGGCGTCTGGAAGCGCGGGTCCTTCTGCATCTCGGCGATGATCTTGACCGCCGCGTCGCCAAGCGCCTTGCGGTCGTTGCCGACGAGCGCGAACTGCAGGCCGTTGCCGGCGCCGCGGATGCCAAGGCTGTTGGGCTGAACCGGAAAGATGCGCACGCTCGGCACCTGCTTGGTCAGTTGGCTGATCTCGGCCATGATCTCCTGCTGGCTGCGGCTGCGCTCGTTCCAAGGGGCGAGCGTCATCACCATGAAGCCGGAATTGTAGGAGCCGTTCTGGCCGGCATTCTCGAAGGTTGAGCGGATCTCGCCGGAATCGCGCATCGGCTGGATCAGCTTCTCGATCTTCTGCATCTGCTGCGTCGTGTAGTCGAGGCTGACGCCTTGAGGGGCATTGATGCGCAGCAGCACCGCCGCGCGATCCTCGGTCGGCGTCAGTTCCTGGCGGATGGTGCCGAACAGGGTGAAGGCGGTGCCGGCAAACAGCACAGCGACCAGAACCACGATCCAGGGCGCATCGAGGCAGGCGTGCAGCGCGCGCTTGTAGGCGGCATTCAACGCACCACCGATACGGGCGCCGATGCCCTGGCCGCCTTCATGATGGAGCGATGCGTTCGTCAGCATGCGCGAGGCGAGCATCGGACAAAGCGTCAGCGCCACCACGCAGGACAGCAGCACCGACATGGCGAGCACGAAGCCGAATTCGCGGAACAGGCCGCCCGTCTGGCCCGGCAGGAACGAGATCGGCACGAAGACGGCGACCAGCGTCAGCGTCGTGGCGACGACGGCGAAGAACACCTCCTGGGCGCCGAGCACGGC is part of the Mesorhizobium loti genome and encodes:
- a CDS encoding ChbG/HpnK family deacetylase, yielding MTRRIRLIADDYGLAPGVCTGILDLLDRGRLTGTSCMTGFPEWPDAAARIKPLCGRAAVGLHLTLTDQPAITGRSSLAPDGRLPPLRSLALPVLRGRVDARDVHAELDAQYNRFVEALGRQPDFIDGHQHVHFLPAVRTWLRARFSEGGRPALRGAPAIGGAAVAPKVAAIAALAAGFNRSMARAGFIVFEPLAGIYDWRQPERFAPVLQASVEALPQRGLFMCHPGHVDETLRARDPMQGVREVEFSVLASDAFGASLARAGVEIMGGKG
- a CDS encoding GtrA family protein — its product is MSGADQPRRSTGSKIVRFAIVGLANTAIDLAGFFLLLKLHVSPLPANVVSWSIAVVFSFVANGFWSFERNHAIRLHDAFLRFVSLGALISLGVSSLSIALFAGIAGVWPAKIGGVIVAAVLNFLAARWSIEGRLLK
- a CDS encoding efflux RND transporter permease subunit — protein: MTAPANAASDTGFTALFIRRPVMAFVLNVLIAVAGLAAFYGVEIRELPDVDRAVVTVSTTFEGAAAETVDRELTDTIEGAVARVSGVKSISSSSSFGSSRVTIEFNDGVDLNVAASDVRDAVGRVANQMPDTADPPRIVKADANSDAVMRLAVTSDNMSIQDMTVVVQDQIEDELAAVPGVADVQVYGDRDKIFRIDVDQNKLASLGFTVADLRAALASVAFDSPAGSITTTNQDLIVRTTADVTTPEEFENIIIGGTTRIRDVATVTLGPDVGQTTLRSDGKTGIGIGIIRQAESNTLDISTGVQAAVAKLQENLPKGMAIKVTSDDAVFVKGAVHEVEIALGLSVTMVLIVIYVFLLDWRATLIPGLSMPVAMIGTIAAIYLAGFSVNILTLLALVLATGLVVDDAIVVLENIVRRRNEGMGPRAAAVLGAQEVFFAVVATTLTLVAVFVPISFLPGQTGGLFREFGFVLAMSVLLSCVVALTLCPMLASRMLTNASLHHEGGQGIGARIGGALNAAYKRALHACLDAPWIVVLVAVLFAGTAFTLFGTIRQELTPTEDRAAVLLRINAPQGVSLDYTTQQMQKIEKLIQPMRDSGEIRSTFENAGQNGSYNSGFMVMTLAPWNERSRSQQEIMAEISQLTKQVPSVRIFPVQPNSLGIRGAGNGLQFALVGNDRKALGDAAVKIIAEMQKDPRFQTPRLSIDPTQPQLAVAIDRERASDLGIDITGLANTMQAMLDGNDVVDVYIADRSYGVKLVSTTNPINDPTDLENVFLKTGDGRFVPMSTIARLTERAVPPSLSREQQQPSVAITSNLLGNFALGDALSRAEEIAAPLLPPGSRILPLAEAATLGETNSAMVTIFGFALVIILLVLAAQFESFVSAVIIMATVPLGLACAIFALLLSGTSLNAYSQIGLVLLVGVMAKNGILIVEFANQLRDRGLGVREAIEQASTIRLRPVMMTMICTILGGVPLVLAAGAGAEARVALGWVIVGGLGLATISTLFLTPVAYLLLGRFVTPKTHEEARLKRELEEAAYTNMEPAE
- a CDS encoding glycosyltransferase family 87 protein → MTMSKPVFDRLGLGLWIGAFLVVLVLVLWSPHTRTVWQAYIDGSEALLARRPLYNIQSEMGYLYAPAFAALYVPMVKLGPHLGGLVWHTIGFAALTFAAMRQVRKLGGGELPWLLSFGLFLALPMALGAIRNGQATILLTGACWLLTLSALEGRRAETFFWASLAIIAKPTAVIMLLLVGALRFRLIPVLVLAVLFVLALPYAFAPAGYLNDQYRDFAGMLTSMAVDNTSHFVPTDFTAPFTKMGLPIPESGATIVRIVMALFTLSAVIWFDRKLERGTAGLAIFLTATFYMCVFNPRVEPNTYAMIAVPAGLAIALLWREERGGMLASVLSVMLLLTGLTGVERHIQDFTYPWFRPIAVTLIAGSLIWWFWARSGNKRARDMMTRDKMMNERPVANG
- a CDS encoding glycosyltransferase family 2 protein; this translates as MAESRPVLDIVAPFLNEAQSASAFAALLDKLEAAVAQLFGMDVHKILVDDGSRDDGAERFSRALSGSWEIVRLSRNFGKEVAVLAGLDRSRGDMALVMDADLQHSMDTSLKMIAELVENPDIDVVYAQNDRREASWRRSQLARLFYSLINSSQRFDIPENAGDFRVMRGAVVRALTSLRDKRRFNKGLFAWAGFRQKAIQYSPESRATGTSKWSRLNLIAFSLEGFTSFSVIPLRIISLSGMLAALAGLVYGAKVFFEVMFYGIAVPGYPSLMVAVVLLGGLNLTLLGLIGEYVWVTLSESKDRPVYIVRDVMRGEMAPDRPPGASGT